A genomic segment from Daphnia carinata strain CSIRO-1 chromosome 1, CSIRO_AGI_Dcar_HiC_V3, whole genome shotgun sequence encodes:
- the LOC130692297 gene encoding sodium-independent sulfate anion transporter-like isoform X2 → MPATFTTMGRFDSAIECGSREEAEVLMASSAPTGTTDQGAYRLNMNNKIGDSSLQLSFSFDDKKNRETSFQMDPGSVSSASSERSVSWSEGGGSAEDHIDKDASFGQQMVTRAKRRIRKSCTTKLLKRRLPIIEWLPKYTIQSLFHDCMAGFTVALTAIPQGIAYGAVAGVPVEFGLYTAFAGPFIYALLGSVSQITMGPTAVMALMTHQYVQLGGAPYAIILSFVSGCIELLAGLLNLGFIMDFISAPVISGFCSAAAVTVILSQFKTILGLSFRGSTFTKVLPGIFKYWRSIRVWDAVLGFVFIAFLMLLKNLTLVKKWFNAGCCLHNPCVEKALWFVSTCRNALAVILGCVIAYVFEIYGNRPFQLLGEVKCGIPNFQIPPFSFERPDEEFVPSNWTDSDSDNQTSYDLVTFPEILKDMGPGMILVPVIAILEQVAIAKAFSNGAKTDSTQEMIAVGAGSIFCSFFGCIPLTASFSRSSVLSASGGKTQFASLINGCVVLFALAFLMPTFYFIPKSILGAVIITAVYPMIEYHEIPSLWRGRRIELFPFITTFLCCLLINMEYGILIGAQMHLLMLAYEGSRSKSTLTRYKEADEERVVLQADRNLYFPSVERFRNALTKVSIDVETKNRVVVLDMGRVNQIDHTTLKMLQSILAAWDKKEEKYCFANVSDHLKRVLSSILPKGVPMSRPVLPSTDTTISFVP, encoded by the exons ATGCCAGCCACTTTTACAACAATGGGACGTTTTGACTCCGCAATAGAATGCGGCTCACGCGAAGAAGCTGAAGTGTTGATGGCCTCGTCAGCTCCGACTGGCACGACGGATCAAG GAGCCTACCGCCTCAACATGAATAATAAAATTGGCGATTCGTCCCTCCAACTGTCGTTCTCATTCGACGACAAGAAAAATAGAGAGACCTCGTTCCAGATGGACCCGGGATCCGTCAGCTCCGCGTCATCCGAGAGGAGTGTGTCGTGGTCGGAAGGTGGCGGATCAGCCGAGGACCACATAGACAAGGACGCCTCCTTTGGCCAGCAGATGGTGACCCGAGCTAAAAGACGCATCCGTAAATCGTGCACTACCAAATTACTTAAACGTCGTTTGCCCATCATCGAGTGGCTACCCAAGTACACGATACAATCGCTCTTCCATGACTGCATGGCCGGCTTCACTGTTGCTCTTACAGCTATTCCGCAAGGCATCGCTTATGGAGCAGTCGCTGGAGTGCCTGTTGAG TTCGGGTTATACACTGCGTTTGCTGGACCCTTCATCTATGCGCTGCTGGGCTCCGTCAGTCAAATTACTATGGGCCCTACAGCGGTCATGGCTCTCATGACCCACCAGTATGTTCAGCTTGGAGGTGCCCCTTATGCAATTATTCTCTCGTTCGTCTCCGGATGCATAGAGCTGTTAGCTGGACTGCTTAACCTAG GATTCATAATGGATTTTATATCGGCACCGGTTATATCGGGCTTTTGTTCAGCGGCCGCCGTCACCGTTATTCTTTCTCAATTTAAGACCATTCTTGGTTTGTCGTTTCGCGGCTCGACTTTCACGAAAGTCCTTCCAGGAATTTTTAAGTATTGGAGAAGTATTCGTGTGTGGGACGCTGTGCTAGGATTCGTCTTCATTGCTTTCCTAATGCTGCTCAAG AATCTCACACTCGTCAAGAAGTGGTTCAACGCTGGCTGCTGTCTTCATAACCCTTGTGTAGAAAAGGCTTTGTGGTTTGTGTCAACGTGTCGTAACGCCTTAGCGGTCATTCTCGGCTGTGTGATAGCGTACGTGTTCGAAATCTATGGTAACCGACCATTCCAGTTGCTAG GTGAAGTCAAGTGCGGCATTCCGAATTTCCAAATTCCACCTTTCAGCTTTGAACGTCCAGATGAGGAATTTGTACCATCCAACTGGACGGACTCTGATTCGGACAATCAAACTTCTTACGATCTCGTGACATTTCCCGAAATCCTTAAAGACATGGGACCAGGGATGATATTGGTTCCCGTTATTGCAATTCTCGAACAAGTCGCCATCGCCAAAGCATTCA GCAATGGGGCGAAAACCGATTCGACGCAGGAAATGATCGCTGTGGGAGCCGGTTCGATTTTCTGCTCTTTTTTCGGCTGCATCCCACTGACAGCTTCCTTTTCTCGGAGTTCCGTGCTATCCGCATCTGGTGGAAAAACGCAATTTGCAAGTTTAATCAATG GTTGTGTGGTTCTGTTTGCTTTGGCTTTCTTGATGCCCACGTTTTACTTCATTCCCAAATCTATCCTTGGAGCCGTGATCATCACTGCCGTCTATCCCATGATAGAATACCACGAAATTCCCTCTTTATGGCGAGGACGAC GAATTGAACTGTTTCCATTCATCACCACTTTCCTTTGCTGTTTGTTAATTAACATGGAATACGGCATTCTCATTGGCGCTCAGATGCATTTGTTAATGTTGGCATATGAAGGCAGCCGGTCGAAGTCTACTTTAACGCGCTACAAG GAAGCTGACGAGGAACGTGTCGTTTTGCAAGCGGACCGCAACCTCTATTTCCCGTCGGTGGAGCGATTTCGCAACGCGTTGACCAAAGTGTCCATCGACGTCGAAACGAAAAACCGAGTCGTTGTTCTGGATATGGGAAGGGTCAATCAGATTGATCACACCACACTCAAG ATGCTGCAATCCATTTTGGCAGCATGGGataaaaaggaggagaaatatTGTTTCGCCAATGTCAGCGATCATCTCAAGCGAGTTTTGAGTTCAATTCTACCGAAAGGTGTACCGATGTCTCGTCCAGTTCTTCCATCTACGGATACTACAATTTCCTTCG TTCCCTAG
- the LOC130692297 gene encoding sodium-independent sulfate anion transporter-like isoform X1: protein MFINLDQVFFYCARYCFDLKKKIFDKISLQKTKYSLFGLISSGAYRLNMNNKIGDSSLQLSFSFDDKKNRETSFQMDPGSVSSASSERSVSWSEGGGSAEDHIDKDASFGQQMVTRAKRRIRKSCTTKLLKRRLPIIEWLPKYTIQSLFHDCMAGFTVALTAIPQGIAYGAVAGVPVEFGLYTAFAGPFIYALLGSVSQITMGPTAVMALMTHQYVQLGGAPYAIILSFVSGCIELLAGLLNLGFIMDFISAPVISGFCSAAAVTVILSQFKTILGLSFRGSTFTKVLPGIFKYWRSIRVWDAVLGFVFIAFLMLLKNLTLVKKWFNAGCCLHNPCVEKALWFVSTCRNALAVILGCVIAYVFEIYGNRPFQLLGEVKCGIPNFQIPPFSFERPDEEFVPSNWTDSDSDNQTSYDLVTFPEILKDMGPGMILVPVIAILEQVAIAKAFSNGAKTDSTQEMIAVGAGSIFCSFFGCIPLTASFSRSSVLSASGGKTQFASLINGCVVLFALAFLMPTFYFIPKSILGAVIITAVYPMIEYHEIPSLWRGRRIELFPFITTFLCCLLINMEYGILIGAQMHLLMLAYEGSRSKSTLTRYKEADEERVVLQADRNLYFPSVERFRNALTKVSIDVETKNRVVVLDMGRVNQIDHTTLKMLQSILAAWDKKEEKYCFANVSDHLKRVLSSILPKGVPMSRPVLPSTDTTISFVP from the exons ATGTTCATAAATCTAgatcaagtgtttttttacTGTGCGCGATATTgctttgatttgaaaaaaaaaatattcgataAAATTTCTCTCCAAAAAACGAAGTATTCTCTATTCGGATTAATTTCTTCAGGAGCCTACCGCCTCAACATGAATAATAAAATTGGCGATTCGTCCCTCCAACTGTCGTTCTCATTCGACGACAAGAAAAATAGAGAGACCTCGTTCCAGATGGACCCGGGATCCGTCAGCTCCGCGTCATCCGAGAGGAGTGTGTCGTGGTCGGAAGGTGGCGGATCAGCCGAGGACCACATAGACAAGGACGCCTCCTTTGGCCAGCAGATGGTGACCCGAGCTAAAAGACGCATCCGTAAATCGTGCACTACCAAATTACTTAAACGTCGTTTGCCCATCATCGAGTGGCTACCCAAGTACACGATACAATCGCTCTTCCATGACTGCATGGCCGGCTTCACTGTTGCTCTTACAGCTATTCCGCAAGGCATCGCTTATGGAGCAGTCGCTGGAGTGCCTGTTGAG TTCGGGTTATACACTGCGTTTGCTGGACCCTTCATCTATGCGCTGCTGGGCTCCGTCAGTCAAATTACTATGGGCCCTACAGCGGTCATGGCTCTCATGACCCACCAGTATGTTCAGCTTGGAGGTGCCCCTTATGCAATTATTCTCTCGTTCGTCTCCGGATGCATAGAGCTGTTAGCTGGACTGCTTAACCTAG GATTCATAATGGATTTTATATCGGCACCGGTTATATCGGGCTTTTGTTCAGCGGCCGCCGTCACCGTTATTCTTTCTCAATTTAAGACCATTCTTGGTTTGTCGTTTCGCGGCTCGACTTTCACGAAAGTCCTTCCAGGAATTTTTAAGTATTGGAGAAGTATTCGTGTGTGGGACGCTGTGCTAGGATTCGTCTTCATTGCTTTCCTAATGCTGCTCAAG AATCTCACACTCGTCAAGAAGTGGTTCAACGCTGGCTGCTGTCTTCATAACCCTTGTGTAGAAAAGGCTTTGTGGTTTGTGTCAACGTGTCGTAACGCCTTAGCGGTCATTCTCGGCTGTGTGATAGCGTACGTGTTCGAAATCTATGGTAACCGACCATTCCAGTTGCTAG GTGAAGTCAAGTGCGGCATTCCGAATTTCCAAATTCCACCTTTCAGCTTTGAACGTCCAGATGAGGAATTTGTACCATCCAACTGGACGGACTCTGATTCGGACAATCAAACTTCTTACGATCTCGTGACATTTCCCGAAATCCTTAAAGACATGGGACCAGGGATGATATTGGTTCCCGTTATTGCAATTCTCGAACAAGTCGCCATCGCCAAAGCATTCA GCAATGGGGCGAAAACCGATTCGACGCAGGAAATGATCGCTGTGGGAGCCGGTTCGATTTTCTGCTCTTTTTTCGGCTGCATCCCACTGACAGCTTCCTTTTCTCGGAGTTCCGTGCTATCCGCATCTGGTGGAAAAACGCAATTTGCAAGTTTAATCAATG GTTGTGTGGTTCTGTTTGCTTTGGCTTTCTTGATGCCCACGTTTTACTTCATTCCCAAATCTATCCTTGGAGCCGTGATCATCACTGCCGTCTATCCCATGATAGAATACCACGAAATTCCCTCTTTATGGCGAGGACGAC GAATTGAACTGTTTCCATTCATCACCACTTTCCTTTGCTGTTTGTTAATTAACATGGAATACGGCATTCTCATTGGCGCTCAGATGCATTTGTTAATGTTGGCATATGAAGGCAGCCGGTCGAAGTCTACTTTAACGCGCTACAAG GAAGCTGACGAGGAACGTGTCGTTTTGCAAGCGGACCGCAACCTCTATTTCCCGTCGGTGGAGCGATTTCGCAACGCGTTGACCAAAGTGTCCATCGACGTCGAAACGAAAAACCGAGTCGTTGTTCTGGATATGGGAAGGGTCAATCAGATTGATCACACCACACTCAAG ATGCTGCAATCCATTTTGGCAGCATGGGataaaaaggaggagaaatatTGTTTCGCCAATGTCAGCGATCATCTCAAGCGAGTTTTGAGTTCAATTCTACCGAAAGGTGTACCGATGTCTCGTCCAGTTCTTCCATCTACGGATACTACAATTTCCTTCG TTCCCTAG